The following are encoded together in the Candidatus Methylomirabilota bacterium genome:
- a CDS encoding aspartate aminotransferase family protein codes for MSELSDIVRRAARVFPGGVLGSHRSGPGLEFVVREGRGAYLWDTEGRRYTDYLLGSGPMLLGHAHPAVVDAVQRQLGRGSTYMLLNEPIIELAEELARAVPCCEQVRFTSSGSEATFFALRLARAYRRRDKIMKFEGGWHGTHDYGAMSVSTRSPKAFPAPTLDSAGIPHGLQDTVLVAPYNDLATAEALIATYHNELAAVIVEPYQRVIVPAPGFLQGLRAVTRRYGVPLVFDEIVTGFRLAYGGAQEYYGVVPDLATLGKVLAGGFPLGAVCGPVEIMRHFDPALEGTPDHVWQAGTLNGNPIAAVAGLATLGELRKPGTYHRLHQMGTRLRDGLQQAARRHELAAQVSGEPPVFDVLFTERKIVDYRATLTADRGRIRRFNEECLRRGVVKAVNKIYVSLALSDADVEQTLAVFDEALAVVAAGTSPQGVAPATP; via the coding sequence ATGAGCGAGCTCTCCGACATCGTCCGGCGCGCGGCGCGCGTCTTCCCGGGCGGCGTGCTCGGCAGCCATCGGAGCGGGCCGGGACTCGAGTTCGTCGTGCGGGAGGGGCGCGGCGCCTACCTCTGGGACACGGAAGGCCGGCGATACACCGACTACCTGCTGGGCTCCGGTCCGATGCTGCTCGGACACGCTCACCCGGCGGTGGTCGACGCTGTGCAGCGGCAGCTCGGCCGGGGCAGCACGTACATGCTCCTCAACGAGCCGATCATCGAGCTGGCGGAGGAGCTGGCCCGCGCGGTGCCGTGCTGCGAGCAGGTGCGGTTCACGTCGAGCGGAAGCGAGGCGACCTTCTTCGCGCTGCGGCTCGCGCGCGCCTACCGCCGGCGCGACAAGATCATGAAGTTCGAGGGCGGCTGGCACGGGACCCACGACTACGGCGCCATGAGCGTGAGCACCCGATCGCCCAAGGCCTTTCCCGCGCCCACGCTCGACTCTGCCGGGATCCCCCACGGGCTCCAGGACACGGTCCTGGTCGCTCCCTACAACGACCTGGCGACGGCCGAGGCGCTGATCGCCACCTATCACAACGAGCTGGCCGCCGTCATCGTCGAGCCGTACCAGCGCGTCATCGTGCCCGCTCCCGGATTCCTCCAGGGGCTGCGGGCGGTCACGCGCCGCTACGGCGTCCCCCTGGTCTTCGACGAGATCGTCACCGGCTTTCGTCTCGCCTACGGCGGCGCCCAGGAGTACTACGGCGTGGTCCCGGACCTGGCCACCCTCGGCAAGGTCCTGGCGGGTGGCTTCCCGCTGGGCGCCGTCTGTGGGCCCGTCGAGATCATGCGCCACTTCGATCCCGCGCTGGAGGGCACGCCGGACCACGTCTGGCAGGCCGGCACGCTGAACGGCAACCCCATCGCCGCCGTGGCGGGCCTGGCGACGCTCGGTGAACTGAGGAAGCCAGGCACGTACCACCGGTTGCACCAGATGGGAACGCGGCTGCGGGACGGGCTGCAGCAGGCGGCGCGCCGTCACGAGCTGGCCGCGCAGGTCAGCGGGGAGCCGCCGGTCTTCGACGTCCTCTTCACGGAGCGGAAGATCGTCGATTACCGCGCGACGCTCACCGCCGACCGGGGGCGGATCCGCCGCTTCAACGAGGAGTGTCTCCGCCGCGGCGTGGTGAAGGCGGTGAACAAGATTTACGTCTCGCTGGCGCTGAGCGACGCCGATGTGGAGCAGACGCTGGCCGTCTTCGATGAGGCGCTGGCGGTTGTGGCGGCGGGCACAAGCCCTCAGGGCGTGGCGCCCGCGACCCCTTGA
- a CDS encoding C39 family peptidase: MLTDLFAVASVPDARAITAVIPPACRRGVEAAPAVTHEGDDLLLEFGPWRPRGGARHLLPAFSALSDRPCSFRFEASTAGAGGWSRWIAAASIGPAQFVPVATGSAGLETQIDFWMAARPVEAVRLRLRLRADGDAALLAAPWLVTLSASDLGPVEPGRASGAARLAVPARSQMAEGAAMAARICSPTSVAMVLGYWRMRDDLRDLAAEMFHPALDLYGVWPAAISAAARRGVLGYLLRFPDWASAAWCLDRGLPVVASVRYAAGELGGAAIAETSGHLLVLTGYEDGHVLVNDPAAPDAASVPRRYPLQQIVRVWLERAGVGYVLFRPDVR, from the coding sequence GTGCTCACTGACCTCTTCGCCGTGGCGTCGGTTCCGGATGCGCGCGCGATCACGGCGGTGATTCCGCCCGCGTGCCGCCGCGGGGTCGAGGCGGCGCCGGCCGTGACTCACGAGGGGGACGATCTCCTCCTGGAGTTCGGCCCGTGGCGGCCCCGTGGCGGGGCGCGTCATCTGCTACCTGCCTTCAGCGCGCTGAGCGATCGCCCCTGCAGCTTCCGCTTCGAAGCGTCGACTGCCGGCGCCGGCGGATGGTCCCGGTGGATCGCGGCGGCGTCGATCGGGCCCGCGCAGTTCGTCCCCGTCGCGACGGGGAGCGCCGGGCTCGAGACCCAGATCGATTTCTGGATGGCGGCCAGGCCGGTCGAGGCGGTGCGGCTGCGCCTGCGGTTGCGCGCCGACGGGGACGCGGCGCTGCTGGCGGCGCCGTGGCTGGTGACGCTGTCGGCGTCTGATCTGGGGCCGGTCGAACCCGGTCGCGCCTCCGGCGCGGCGCGACTCGCCGTACCCGCGCGGAGCCAGATGGCGGAGGGCGCCGCGATGGCGGCGCGGATCTGCTCCCCGACGAGCGTCGCGATGGTGCTCGGTTACTGGCGGATGCGGGACGACCTGCGCGACCTCGCCGCGGAGATGTTCCATCCTGCGCTCGATCTCTACGGGGTCTGGCCCGCGGCCATCAGTGCCGCCGCGCGGCGGGGCGTGCTGGGATACCTGCTGCGCTTTCCCGACTGGGCCTCGGCGGCGTGGTGCCTGGACCGGGGGCTACCGGTCGTGGCCTCCGTCCGGTACGCGGCGGGCGAGCTGGGTGGCGCGGCCATCGCCGAGACGTCCGGCCACTTGCTCGTCCTCACCGGATACGAGGACGGCCACGTCCTCGTGAACGACCCGGCCGCCCCCGACGCAGCCTCGGTGCCCCGGCGCTATCCTCTCCAGCAGATCGTGCGTGTCTGGCTGGAGCGCGCCGGCGTGGGGTACGTGCTCTTCAGGCCGGACGTGCGCTGA